The window GGGAGACGACCACGCCCGTACCCTCGCGCAGCAGCGACGGGATCTGGTAGCAGAGGCTCTTGCCGCCGCCGGTCGGCATGAGCACGACCGCGTCGCCGCCACCGGCCACGCGCTCGATGATCTCCTGCTGCTGACCGCGGAACGTGTCGTAGCCGAACACCGTGCGCAACGCCTCATGCGCCGTGCCGAAGCGCGGCGGAGTGGCACGCACGACCGGCAGCACCGGAGCCGCCGCCCGAGCGAGCGCCGGCGCCGGCCCAGCACCCTCCCACTCCGGAGCGCCCGCATACGGGTCGTCGTACTCGAGGAAGGGCGGCTCCTCATCGAGAGGAGGCGCATCCCTGTCGTCGGGGACCCAGCCGGAGGTGTCGCTCATGCATCGATCGTAACGGCGGCCCCTGACGGCTTCCCCGGCTGCGACGGATCTGTGGAGAACCCGCCCGTCCACACCCCTGCTCCGGTACCATCGCCCACATGCGGCGGCTCATCGTGACCGAGTTCATGACCCTCGACGGCGTCGTCGAGGCTCCCGGCGGCGAGCCCACGCATCCGCACTCCGGCTGGACCATCCCGTTCAGCACCGAGGACCTCCGCGCCTTCAAGCTGCGGGAGGTGCTCGAGGCCGAGTCCCTACTGCTGGGACGCCGCACCTACGAGCAGTTCGCGGACGCCTGGCCGCCGCGCGACGGCGAGTTCGCCGACAAGATGAACGCCATGCCGAAGTCCGTCGCCACCTCCCGCCCGGGCGAGCTGACCTGGAACGCGACCGCCCTCGAGCCGCCCGTCCGCTCCGCCGTCGCGACCCTGAAGGAGGGCGACGGCGGCCCGATCCTCGTGGCGGGGAGCGCATCCCTCGTCCGGTCGCTGCTGGTGTGGGGGCTCGTCGACGAGCTGCGCCTGCTCACCTACCCGGTGATGGTCGGAGGCGGCCTGCGCATCTTCCCGGACGACCACGAGAAGTGGACGTTCGAGCTCGCCGCCCTGGACCGGTTCGTCGGCGGGGCCGTGCTGCACACGTACCGTCTGGCCGGGAGCTGATGCCGGCGGCAGTCCTCGGGCTGCTGAGCGCCATCGTCTACGGTTCCGCCGACTTCTTCGGCGGCGTGGCCGCCCGGCGCATCGGCCCGGTGCGCACCACCGCTGTCGGCGCGATCAGCGGGCTCCTCCTGCTGCTCCTCGCGCTACCGCTGGCGGGCGGTGTCTGGTCCGCGGCCGCGCTGGGCTGGGGCGTGCTGTCGGGGCTGGTCGGTTCCATCGCGGTCGGTCTGCTCTACGCCTGCCTCGCGCTCGGGCCGATGAGCATCCTGTCGCCGCTGACGGCCCTGGTGTCGGCTCTCGTGCCGATGGCGTGGGGTCTGCTGGGAGGCGACCGCTTCGGGGTGCTCGGCTATATCGCACTCGGGATGGCGCTGGTCGCCGTGGTCCTCGTCGGTTTCGTCCCCGAGAAGGGCGCCGTGCGGCCGAGCCTCCGCGCGCTGCTCATGGCGGTGGGGGCCGGCGCGATGATCGGCGTGTTCCTCATCCTGCTCGACCAGACGCCGTCGGACTCCGGCGTCGTGCCGCTGATCGCGAACCGTGCGGTGAACGGGGCGGTGATGTGGTCGGTCGTCGCCCTGCTCGTGCTGCGGAGCCGCCGCCGGGCGGCAACCGGCCCGCGGCTCGACGCTCGCCGCTCGGGGATCGCCGTCGCCGCCGGAGCGCTCGACGCGTCGGCGAACCTGCTCATCCTGCTCGGGCTGCGGCTGGGCGACCTGACCACGATGTCCGTCCTCGTCGCGTTGTATCCGGCGGGCACCATCCTGCTCGCCGCCGTCGTGCTGCGGGAGCGTGTCGCGCCGGTGCAGTGGGCGGGGCTCGTGCTGGCCGTCGTCGCGGCCGCGCTGCTGTCCGTCGCCTGACCCGCCGCCGACGCGCGCCGGCGCGCCTACCGTCGCCGTCCATCCAACCGTGAGTGGATGCGCGAATCCGGGTCGAGTGGCGACCAGATGTCACGACTCGACGCCGAGTGGAGCGCGCGACTCGGGGGTCAGAGGGTGGATGCGGTGGGCGGCGGCGCGACCTGCGCGGCCTGCTCCAGTGCGGGGAGGGCGGCGCGGATCGCGTCGATCTGCTCCGGGGCGAGCTCCGCGAGCACGTCCGCGACCGCGCGGGCGCGGTCCGAGCGCGCTTCCAGGAGCAGGGCGCTGCCCGACTCGGTTCCCGAGACGAACAGGGAGCGGCGGTCCTCCGGGTCGGGGGTCCGCTCGACGAGGCCGCGCGCCTCCAGCTCCGCGACGATCCGCGTGATCGTCGGGGCCGCCGCAACCTCGATCGCGGCGAGCTCGCTGGGCCGGAGAGGACCGCTGCGCACGATCGTGGACAGGGCGGAGAGCTGCCCGTGGCTGAGCCCTCCCGTGGACGACCGGATGCGGCGGTTCAGCCGCCCCACGGCCAGGGCCAGGCGGCCGGGGACATCGTCGTCGCGTCCGGCCGCCGGCCGCTCGTCAGCTTCATGCGCGCTGGGCACCGACTTCCTCGCCTTCCTCGGTGGCCTGCCGCGTCGGAATCGCGGCGGCCTCCTCATGAACATACTTGCCCCCGCCCAGGAAGGAGGCGACGGCGCCGATGACGCTCATGACGGCGGCGGCGATGAAGACGACCACGAGCCCGTCGTGGAACGGCCCCGAGATCAGCTGCGGGAAGAACTCCTTGCCGGTCAGCGTGGCGCCGTCGACGTGCGGAGCGGTGAGGATGCCGGTCGGGCCGAGCAGGCTCTGGATGGGGTTGTAGCCGAGGAACGCGGCGAACAGCGAACCTACGGGCGGGGTGTTGCCGACCTGCGCGGCGATGTTCGACGGGACGCCGTGCGAGGTCAGGCCGTTCGTCAGCGCGGACGGGAGCGCCACCGACAGCCCGGCGATCATGAGCGAGAAGAAGATGCCGATCGAGAGGGAGCTTCCGGCGTTCAGGGCGACACCGGCCATCCCGGACGCGGCCCCGCGTTCGTTCGCGGGCACGCTGTTCATGATCGCCGTGCGGTTGGGCGAGGAGAACAGGCCGGACCCGATGCCGTTGAGGCCGGTCAGCACGGCGAACTGCCAGTACTCGAAGTTCACGGGGATGAGCAGCAGCCCCACGAAGGTCGCGGCCACGAGCAGCAGGCCGACCGTCGCGAAGGCGCGCGAGCCGAACCGGTCGGACAGCGCACCGGAGATCGGTCCGGCGATGAGGAAGCCGATCGTGATCGGGAGCATGTAGATGCCGGCCCACAGCGGCGTCGATTCGTAGCTGTAACCGTGCAGCGGCAGCCAGATCCCCTGCAGCCAGATGATCAGCATGAACTGCAGACCGCCGCGGCCGATCGCGGCGAGGAAGCCGGCGAAGATGCCGGAGGAGAACGCCCGGATGCGGAACAGGCGC is drawn from Leifsonia shinshuensis and contains these coding sequences:
- a CDS encoding dihydrofolate reductase family protein; its protein translation is MRRLIVTEFMTLDGVVEAPGGEPTHPHSGWTIPFSTEDLRAFKLREVLEAESLLLGRRTYEQFADAWPPRDGEFADKMNAMPKSVATSRPGELTWNATALEPPVRSAVATLKEGDGGPILVAGSASLVRSLLVWGLVDELRLLTYPVMVGGGLRIFPDDHEKWTFELAALDRFVGGAVLHTYRLAGS
- a CDS encoding EamA family transporter, coding for MPAAVLGLLSAIVYGSADFFGGVAARRIGPVRTTAVGAISGLLLLLLALPLAGGVWSAAALGWGVLSGLVGSIAVGLLYACLALGPMSILSPLTALVSALVPMAWGLLGGDRFGVLGYIALGMALVAVVLVGFVPEKGAVRPSLRALLMAVGAGAMIGVFLILLDQTPSDSGVVPLIANRAVNGAVMWSVVALLVLRSRRRAATGPRLDARRSGIAVAAGALDASANLLILLGLRLGDLTTMSVLVALYPAGTILLAAVVLRERVAPVQWAGLVLAVVAAALLSVA
- a CDS encoding MarR family transcriptional regulator, whose product is MPSAHEADERPAAGRDDDVPGRLALAVGRLNRRIRSSTGGLSHGQLSALSTIVRSGPLRPSELAAIEVAAAPTITRIVAELEARGLVERTPDPEDRRSLFVSGTESGSALLLEARSDRARAVADVLAELAPEQIDAIRAALPALEQAAQVAPPPTASTL
- a CDS encoding MFS transporter, whose protein sequence is MARTGIFTKDHPHYRWVALSNTTLGMLMATINSSIVIISLPAIFTGVKLNPLEPGNVSYLLWMLMGYMLVTAVLVVMFGRMGDQFGRVRIYNLGFVIFTLAAIALCLDPFTAGPGALWLIAWRFVQGIGGAMLFANSTAILTDAFPANKRGFALGLNQVAAIAGSFIGLILGGVLAEIDWRAVFFVSVPFGVIGTIWSIKSLHEVGQKNPGRIDWLGNATFGIGLIALLTGITYGIQPYGGSSQGWGNPWVLGAIIGGLVLLALFVVVELKVPAPMFDMRLFRIRAFSSGIFAGFLAAIGRGGLQFMLIIWLQGIWLPLHGYSYESTPLWAGIYMLPITIGFLIAGPISGALSDRFGSRAFATVGLLLVAATFVGLLLIPVNFEYWQFAVLTGLNGIGSGLFSSPNRTAIMNSVPANERGAASGMAGVALNAGSSLSIGIFFSLMIAGLSVALPSALTNGLTSHGVPSNIAAQVGNTPPVGSLFAAFLGYNPIQSLLGPTGILTAPHVDGATLTGKEFFPQLISGPFHDGLVVVFIAAAVMSVIGAVASFLGGGKYVHEEAAAIPTRQATEEGEEVGAQRA